A region of the Silene latifolia isolate original U9 population chromosome 9, ASM4854445v1, whole genome shotgun sequence genome:
TTATGTTGATGCATCTTACTACTGTTATAACTGTGCAAGTATTTCTTATCCTTTCCCGTCTTTTTTCTGATTTCAGGCAGATGTATTTCTAGCACCGCAAGTATCTATAGCAATGAGCAGGTTTCACATTGATATGGTAATCATCTTTTCTTCACTGTATTTGGTTGTGTACGCGATGATAATGTTTGGAAAACGACATGCTTTGTCTACATGGGCCCATGTGTTCCAGCTAATATATGTGATAACGATACATTTGCTTGTAAGTTTGGATAATTGCAGTTCATCCTAACTTGTCGACTAACCTTATGTACCATcgtgatattcttgtgtacagtgtgtgatacataagtggactcacgggactcaaaaatataggtggactcaccggatcttgcctctatatatatatatatatatatatatatatatatatatatatatatatatatatatatatatatatatatatatatatatatatatatatattattgttgagtatgtgtcctcaacaatagtgcgatcacattattgaaactcataataagaatacgtaaagggatgattcattttttaagtcaactggtcaacattaatcgataatgattggctgactagagtttgacattactgtcgtttatacggtggtgatcagttgataaggtcacacctaaaggacgattcccttaatagataaaattaattaattgtatattgatacagattaattaattccttaaaatgaaacaattcacgaatgtgagtaagaatatgaatcttattataattcgattaaatgcgattcattttagtaattaagatgttatattactaaaatattGTTTATGCAACAActaaattaagaatgaacggttaattataattacaatatattgtagattatattaacatgaaccattttatttacttgtaattgtgatttactagtcaattgttgtatataattaaattaatatatgtaatgatatttaattgttacatatgcattcatattattaataacatgttatatgtcacatgtcacacatatataacaaaatgacaaattgacaaaaaataaaatggactctatATTACATGGGGCAACCGGTTTTATGAGATGAAATGGGTGATTTGGTTGAATTATTTtatttagtggaaaacataatgattaaacatTCTAACCTAATTTACACCCTAActtatttagataagaacaaTTCTAAAAAGGTATGAGCATGCATTGGCTTTCCTCTCCCCTCTAACGAGCCACCGGTTTTCTCCCCTCCTTAcacaataagaattgttcttattttttaatgattcattcttacatttttttCATGctacttactttcttcctatctctctaaaataatttttAGAAAAATAATTGTTCTAAAATCTAATATATTcaaattactagaagtagtaatacatAACAATATTTTAAGGATTGCTACtaaactaatctagttaattatttagtagttttaagggggttgtcttggtgcaattgataGGAGGTTCTCATACATTTGGAACAACAGGAATCATGCaaattttaagctcaagaacaagtaagaaaggtgttcatacttgtgccctttaaatcCGATTTCCATATTGCAAGGAATTTTATTCTTACTTCTAATTTTTTTTgtattatgcatgcataagatcaacatctaattaaaagagttatttagatctataattaaattagtttaattagaGGATATAgtatcctttcaagtggtatcagagcaaatggttgttgcatgcataatcgatttggtttttccgagttatttgtaacttaattaaaactaaaatttgtgatttatgagtaTAAAGTCacgaaaattttgcatgttatatattctggtcctaaaatttatttaggTCATTGTGATGATTTATGGCAATTTATGACTCATTTTAATAacttttagtaattttattacattttattgagtaaaatagtgtttaaaatgctaaaaatagttagactaattttctgaccatgaaattttaatatgacttcacatgtatattttacttattttatgtaaaatttcgtataaatttgatttattttgcatgatttatgatttttatgagataaaaatggaataaatggaggaaaatggttaaaattagttatacTTCAAAATAGGCCAcaaaattttagtatgttgtcatatgcatattttactcactgtgtgtaaaatttgagatgaacacgattcattttgcatgatttatgaatttttagagtaaaaatgacataaatagtgactattttagcgaaaatagctaaaacaaattacatggcatgataaaattattttaggttgcataattatcccatatttcagatctaaagttggaacattaATTAGATcaattttcatatgctttagatgttttatttgataaaaccgataaatagtAACCATATTTTcacgaaataaattcaaaaaatttaactttgatttttgacattatgagtgtcatggaattattccagaatgttcaaaaatttaaaatttaaattttgaaattattgtaatttaatttggatttatatcataaaaggttatgattttaaggtcaaaaaatgagcataaatgttaaaacaagttgaattattgtcaaaaattgagtgatgactaatttttgagtcctaagatgttagggtaattaacttgaactaaaattagattttagtaatatttttttattttaataagttaaaaatcgcgaatatccataaaaccggactatatggtataaattaaatagggcgatttggcacataatttagcatgttatatacatattataatgctgtatatttcattgatgaatgtcattttttatttatgtaatttttaattatgtaattttatcttagtatggccttagttttttaattggtattacctgtAATTAAacggaatatcgattcggttgtaatttattgtgatcttttatcactt
Encoded here:
- the LOC141601823 gene encoding glutathione S-transferase 1-like, whose translation is MQPLHMRGVQMSIEKKVGEEEALLWVQQIINKGFYALETLLKDLAGKYSIGDEASMADVFLAPQVSIAMSRFHIDMVIIFSSLYLVVYAMIMFGKRHALSTWAHVFQLIYVITIHLLVSLDNCSSS